The nucleotide sequence CAGATTTTTCAGATTCAGATAGATTTTATTCTCCCTTGGTAAAGAATATTGCCAAGCAAGAAGGGATCTCTTTAGAAGAATTAGAAAAAGTTCAGGGATCGGGAAAAGAAGGTCGTGTTACAAAGAATGACATTTTAGATTATGTAGAAAATAGATCATCAACGCCGGCATCTCAGCCAGTAGCTTCCGCTAAACCAGCAGCAAGTGCTCCTGTTCAGCAAAAAGCTGCTCCTGTAAGTGTAAATGGAGAAGATGAGATTATTGAAATGACCAGAATGGGTAAGATGATCGCTCATCATATGGTGCAGAGTAATCAAACTTCAGCCCATGTTCAATCTTTTATAGAAGTAGATGTAACAACTATCTGGAATTGGAGAAATAAGCATAAAGATGCTTTTGCTAAGCGCGAAGGTGAGAAATTGACTTTTACTCCAATTTTCATGGAGGCGATTGCAAAGGCCATTAAAGATTTCCCTATGATCAATATCTCTGTAGATGGAGATACTATCATCAAAAAGAAAAACATCAACTTAGGGATGGCAGCAGCGTTACCAGATGGTAACCTTATTGTTCCTGTTATTAAAAACGCAGACAGACTAAATTTAGTAGGCTTGGCGAAAGAAGTGAATGATCTTGCTAACAGAGCCCGAGCAAATAAATTAAAGCCAGATGATATTCAAGGTGGTACTTATACAGTTACCAACGTAGGTACTTTTGGAAGTATTATGGGAACTCCTATTATTAATCAACCACAAGTGGCAATTTTAGCGTTGGGTGCAATTAGAAAAGTACCAGCTGTTATAGAAACTCCAGAGGGTGATTTTATAGGTATAAGATATAAAATGATACTATCTCATAGTTATGACCATAGAGTTGTAAATGGAGCTCTAGGTGGACAGTTTGTTCAAAGAGTTGCGCAATATTTAGAATCTTTTGATAAAAATAGAGTGGTTTAATAAGTACTCCATATAAGTTTAATAAACCGTTTAGAAAGCTCGATAAAGGCATTTTAAGCGGTTTTTCTATTTCAATAATATATGCCGCTGTCTGGTGTCTTCTCTTGCAAATATGGGTACTGCCCCGATATTTTTATAGTATCTTTGCGAAAATTAAGCATTCATTTATGGAGTTGAAACTTACTAAGCCAATTTGTTTTTTTGATCTGGAAACTACGGGGACAAATGTGGCTAAAGATCGTATTGTAGAAATATCAGTTTTAAAGGTTTTTCCTAACGGAAATAAAGAAAGTAAAACTTGGCTGGTAAATCCGGAGATGAAGATCCCTGCTGAAGTAATTGAGATTCATGGTATTTCTAATGAACGTGTGGAAAATGAGCCTACTTTTAGAGAGTTAGCCCCTAAAGTTCATGAAATGATAAAGGGGTGTGATCTTGGAGGATTTAATTCTAATAGGTTTGATATTCCATTACTAGTAGAAGAATTATTAAGAGCAGATGTAGATTTTGATATGAAAAATGTAGTTTCTGTAGATGTACAGACTATCTTTCATAAAATGGAGCAGAGAACGCTTTCTGCAGCCTATAAATTTTATTGCGGAGAGACTTTAGAAGGAGCGCATTCTGCAGAGGCAGATACCAATGCAACATATGAGGTGTTGAAATCTCAGTTAGATAGATACGGAGATTTAGAAAATGATATATCGTGGCTAGGACAATATAGTTCTAGAAGAAATTTTGCAGACTTTGCAGGGTTTAT is from Gillisia sp. Hel1_33_143 and encodes:
- a CDS encoding dihydrolipoamide acetyltransferase family protein, whose translation is MAKFELKLPKMGESVAEATITNWLKEVGDTIEADEAVLEIATDKVDSEVPSEVDGKLVEILFQTDDVVKVGQTIAIIETDGDGEEENSSQSEAAPSDAMVKDVENTVTAAKDNTTSHSSTDFSDSDRFYSPLVKNIAKQEGISLEELEKVQGSGKEGRVTKNDILDYVENRSSTPASQPVASAKPAASAPVQQKAAPVSVNGEDEIIEMTRMGKMIAHHMVQSNQTSAHVQSFIEVDVTTIWNWRNKHKDAFAKREGEKLTFTPIFMEAIAKAIKDFPMINISVDGDTIIKKKNINLGMAAALPDGNLIVPVIKNADRLNLVGLAKEVNDLANRARANKLKPDDIQGGTYTVTNVGTFGSIMGTPIINQPQVAILALGAIRKVPAVIETPEGDFIGIRYKMILSHSYDHRVVNGALGGQFVQRVAQYLESFDKNRVV
- a CDS encoding 3'-5' exonuclease; this translates as MELKLTKPICFFDLETTGTNVAKDRIVEISVLKVFPNGNKESKTWLVNPEMKIPAEVIEIHGISNERVENEPTFRELAPKVHEMIKGCDLGGFNSNRFDIPLLVEELLRADVDFDMKNVVSVDVQTIFHKMEQRTLSAAYKFYCGETLEGAHSAEADTNATYEVLKSQLDRYGDLENDISWLGQYSSRRNFADFAGFIAFDKKGAEVFAFGKFKGKYVEKVLEDEPGYYGWIQNADFPLYTKKVLTAIKLRKLNTKLK